Proteins co-encoded in one Maylandia zebra isolate NMK-2024a linkage group LG16, Mzebra_GT3a, whole genome shotgun sequence genomic window:
- the LOC112436194 gene encoding ileal sodium/bile acid cotransporter-like → MSTLKPTTMLPAICDNAATACSGTDCLVPPSNFNAILGVVMSTVLTIMLAMVMFAMGCTVEAAKLWGHIKKPWGIIIGFLCQFGIMPFTAFALSLAFGVQAVQAVVIIIMGCCPGGSNSNIICYWLDGDMDLSLSMTACSSLLALGMMPLCLLIYTSVWTSSDTIKIPYDSIGITLAALIIPIGVGMYVKHRWPEMAKKILKVGSIVGLVLIIIIAVIGGVLYQSSWTIAPSLWIIGTIYPFIGLSLGFFLARFVGQPWYRCRTIALETGIQNAQLCSTIVQLSFTPEELEKMFAFPLIYSIFQLVSALIFVGGFQLYKRFCGGSSTNSDATYLEGQNADVEEQKHCPQENGGFEGDESNNTGVKDKSTDKSTAL, encoded by the exons ATGTCCACGCTGAAGCCAACCACCATGCTGCCAGCTATCTGTGACAATGCTGCCACAGCCTGCTCGGGCACAGACTGCCTTGTTCCTCCCAGTAACTTCAATGCCATCCTGGGAGTAGTGATGAGCACGGTGCTCACCATCATGCTCGCAATGGTCATGTTCGCCATGGGCTGCACAGTGGAGGCTGCAAAGCTGTGGGGCCACATTAAGAAGCCATGGGGCATTATCATTGGCTTCCTCTGCCAGTTTGGCATTATGCCTTTCACAGCTTTTGCCTTGTCACTGGCTTTTGGGGTCCAGGCTGTGCAGGCAgtggtcatcatcatcatgggcTGCTGTCCAGGTGGCTCAAACTCCAACATCATCTGCTACTGGTTGGATGGAGACATGGACCTCAG TCTCAGTATGACAGCCTGCTCCTCTCTCCTGGCCTTGGGGATGATGCCTCTCTGTCTTTTAATCTACACCAGTGTATGGACATCCAGTGACACCATCAAGATCCCGTATGACAGTATCG GTATCACACTGGCAGCCCTAATCATCCCGATCGGTGTGGGAATGTACGTAAAGCACAGGTGGCCTGAGATGGCAAAAAAGATCCTGAAG GTTGGATCCATTGTTGGCTTGGttctcattattattatagCTGTGATTGGAGGAGTCCTCTACCAGTCGTCCTGGACCATTGCTCCCTCCCTGTGGATAATTGGCACCATCTACCCCTTTATTGGATTGAGCCTTGGGTTCTTCCTGGCTCGCTTTGTGGGTCAACCCTGGTACAG ATGTCGAACCATTGCACTGGAGACAGGTATCCAGAATGCCCAGTTGTGCAGCACTATCGTCCAACTGTCCTTCACCCCAGAGGAGCTGGAAAAGATGTTTGCCTTCCCCCTCATCTACAGCATCTTCCAGCTCGTGTCAGCACTCATTTTTGTGGGAG GCTTCCAGCTTTATAAAAGATTTTGTGGCGGCTCGTCTACAAACAGTGACGCTACATACTTGGAAGGTCAGAACGCTGATGTAGAAGAGCAAAAGCACTGCCCACAGGAAAATGGTGGCTTTGAGGGCGATGAGAGCAACAACACGGGTGTGAAGGATAAAAGCACTGACAAAAGCACTGCGCTGTGA